In Capillimicrobium parvum, a genomic segment contains:
- a CDS encoding MFS transporter, with protein sequence MTPRRIRGRLTVAGVLGLTLAGSALPTPLYGWYASEWRLSTVAMTAVFAVYPLGVLAALLTLGSLSDVVGRRPVLIGAIGLLVIVALLFMGARSITWLLAARSLQGIATGAVLGAASAAMLDLWPLTAPRAAAVNVMAVEFGIAGGAVAATLLVGYGPAPEMTVFALFGALLIVAIRAIVRLPETAPPGRAVRLRPTRPEVPASVRGRFALVAFGAVATWSVAGVYLALGPTISAEMLRMGGIVPGGLAVGLLSVAAGSAQLAMARIDVRRAAAVGTLALAAGMALAAASLSVGSPVLLVGSSAVVGVGFGLAFGGGIGLLAEVTPYDRRGAVMSTYYVVAYASFGLPVVAVGLVIDTLGLTRTMQYFTAAVIGVALVTGIALFCGNGRRVPSRG encoded by the coding sequence CTGACGCCGCGCAGGATCCGGGGCCGCCTGACGGTCGCCGGCGTCCTCGGGCTGACGCTGGCGGGCTCGGCACTGCCGACGCCGCTCTACGGCTGGTACGCGAGCGAGTGGCGGCTGTCGACGGTCGCGATGACCGCGGTCTTCGCGGTGTATCCGCTGGGCGTGCTGGCGGCGCTGCTGACGCTCGGCTCGCTGTCGGACGTCGTGGGGCGGCGGCCGGTGCTGATCGGCGCGATCGGGCTGCTCGTGATCGTCGCCCTGCTCTTCATGGGCGCGCGATCCATCACGTGGCTGCTGGCCGCCCGGTCCCTGCAGGGCATTGCGACGGGGGCGGTCCTCGGCGCCGCGAGCGCCGCCATGCTGGACCTGTGGCCGTTGACGGCGCCCCGCGCCGCGGCGGTCAACGTGATGGCCGTGGAGTTCGGGATCGCCGGCGGGGCCGTCGCGGCGACCCTGCTCGTCGGGTACGGGCCGGCACCGGAGATGACGGTGTTCGCGCTGTTCGGCGCGCTGCTGATCGTCGCGATCCGGGCGATCGTCCGTCTGCCCGAGACCGCCCCGCCGGGTCGCGCGGTGCGGCTGCGACCGACGCGCCCCGAGGTGCCGGCCAGCGTCCGGGGCCGTTTTGCCCTCGTGGCGTTCGGCGCCGTCGCAACCTGGTCGGTCGCCGGCGTCTATCTGGCGCTCGGGCCGACGATCAGCGCCGAGATGCTGCGCATGGGCGGGATCGTGCCGGGCGGGCTGGCCGTGGGGTTGCTGAGTGTCGCGGCGGGGTCGGCGCAGCTCGCCATGGCACGCATCGACGTGCGCCGCGCCGCAGCGGTCGGGACGTTGGCCCTGGCGGCCGGCATGGCGCTGGCCGCGGCATCGCTGTCGGTGGGCTCGCCGGTGCTGCTCGTCGGCTCGAGCGCCGTCGTCGGCGTCGGCTTCGGGCTGGCGTTCGGGGGAGGCATCGGCCTGCTCGCGGAGGTCACCCCGTACGACCGGCGTGGCGCGGTGATGTCGACGTACTACGTCGTGGCGTACGCGTCTTTCGGTCTGCCTGTGGTGGCGGTCGGTCTGGTCATCGACACCCTGGGTCTCACCAGAACGATGCAGTACTTCACGGCGGCGGTCATTGGTGTGGCGCTTGTTACCGGAATAGCGCTCTTTTGTGGCAACGGACGGCGCGTGCCATCGAGAGGGTGA
- a CDS encoding branched-chain amino acid ABC transporter permease, giving the protein MATLQRGIRLTWTPLVLSVVVVVTWVLIESGGDIFYEREGEKMFLRLMLVLGLQMFSGNSGVMSFGHVAFMAVGAYASALLTIPTEIKEITFTEMPSFLSSWIFPAQFGPLAGTLVAALVAALLAAIFAFPIVRLSGIAAAIATLAVLVITNVFISQTPALTLGSDTINGVPQTATLGATVVWVVLTIFLAYGLKQSRIGLRLRASRENENAAKSVGVGVRRERYVAFVLAGFVFGIAGALYAHYFVGFSYTDFYFDLTFIVVAMLVVGGLGSVTGAVVGTFFLTVVYVAVQRIEVNGVLGAQPPSGTANLVLAVVLLGALIIRPNGLTGGREVPLPSWLSRDRGNGKAIIGEHGDAVLRPSSSASV; this is encoded by the coding sequence TTGGCCACACTCCAACGCGGGATTCGCCTCACCTGGACGCCGCTGGTGCTGTCGGTCGTCGTCGTCGTCACCTGGGTGCTCATCGAGTCCGGCGGCGACATCTTCTACGAGCGGGAGGGCGAGAAGATGTTCCTGCGGCTGATGCTCGTGCTCGGCCTGCAGATGTTCAGTGGGAACTCCGGGGTCATGTCGTTCGGGCACGTCGCGTTCATGGCGGTCGGTGCCTACGCGTCGGCGCTGCTCACCATTCCCACGGAGATCAAGGAGATCACCTTCACCGAAATGCCGAGCTTCCTGAGCTCGTGGATCTTCCCTGCGCAGTTCGGCCCGCTGGCGGGCACGCTCGTGGCGGCACTCGTGGCCGCGCTGCTGGCCGCGATATTCGCCTTCCCGATCGTGCGGCTGTCCGGGATCGCGGCGGCGATCGCGACGCTCGCGGTGCTCGTGATCACGAACGTGTTCATCAGCCAGACGCCGGCGCTGACGCTGGGCAGCGACACGATCAACGGGGTCCCGCAGACCGCGACGCTGGGCGCGACCGTCGTGTGGGTGGTGCTGACGATCTTCCTGGCCTATGGCCTCAAGCAGTCGCGCATCGGGCTGCGCCTTCGGGCGAGCCGGGAGAACGAGAACGCGGCGAAGTCGGTCGGCGTCGGCGTCCGCCGCGAGCGCTACGTCGCCTTCGTCCTCGCCGGGTTCGTCTTCGGCATCGCCGGCGCGCTCTACGCCCACTACTTCGTCGGGTTCAGCTACACCGACTTCTACTTCGATCTCACGTTCATCGTTGTGGCGATGCTGGTGGTCGGGGGGCTGGGCAGCGTCACGGGCGCGGTCGTGGGGACGTTCTTTCTGACCGTGGTCTACGTCGCGGTCCAGCGGATCGAGGTCAACGGCGTGCTCGGCGCCCAGCCACCCTCGGGCACGGCGAACCTGGTGCTGGCCGTCGTGCTGCTCGGCGCGCTGATCATCCGCCCCAACGGGCTGACCGGCGGCCGGGAGGTTCCGTTGCCGAGCTGGCTGTCGCGCGACCGCGGGAACGGGAAGGCGATCATCGGTGAGCACGGCGATGCCGTGCTACGTCCCTCGTCGTCGGCAAGCGTCTGA
- a CDS encoding branched-chain amino acid ABC transporter permease — protein sequence MMFATATTVLQYGFDSIAYGSLFALIALSLSLLFGVMGLMNFAYGELIMAGAFTMFYTRTWGVIPMIAVTFAIVVVLAVLMERLAFRPVRRGSPVTLLITSFAVSYGLQQLAFMTVGKSTQQGVTPYPWTTRQHDVLGVLVSNLEIITAVTTVLLLIAMTLMLKRTSLGVQLRASTEDFGMAQLVGVKANRVIAFAFAITGFLAAAVTVLYVLRSGAIAPTMGQGPLLIAFVGGVIGGLGSLSGAAFGGFVLGFLINLLQAALPTSLNGYTLVFAFLAVIAILVWQPDGMVVTGRRIRARWRRRREAASAEPVATGELA from the coding sequence ATGATGTTCGCCACCGCGACGACGGTGCTCCAGTACGGCTTCGACTCCATCGCCTACGGGAGCCTCTTCGCGCTGATCGCCCTGTCGCTGTCGCTGCTGTTCGGCGTGATGGGCCTGATGAACTTCGCCTACGGCGAGCTGATCATGGCCGGCGCGTTCACCATGTTCTACACACGGACGTGGGGCGTGATCCCGATGATCGCCGTCACCTTCGCGATCGTCGTCGTGCTGGCGGTGCTCATGGAGCGGCTGGCCTTCCGCCCGGTCCGGCGCGGGTCGCCTGTGACCCTGCTGATCACCTCGTTCGCCGTGAGCTACGGGTTGCAGCAGCTGGCGTTCATGACGGTGGGCAAGAGCACGCAGCAGGGCGTCACCCCGTATCCGTGGACCACCCGCCAGCACGACGTGCTCGGCGTGCTCGTCAGCAACCTCGAGATCATCACCGCGGTCACCACCGTCCTCCTGCTGATCGCGATGACGTTGATGCTCAAACGCACCTCGCTGGGCGTTCAGCTGCGCGCATCGACCGAGGACTTCGGGATGGCTCAGCTGGTCGGCGTCAAGGCCAATCGGGTGATCGCCTTCGCGTTCGCCATCACCGGGTTCCTCGCCGCCGCGGTGACCGTCCTCTACGTGCTGCGCTCCGGAGCCATCGCGCCGACGATGGGCCAGGGGCCGCTGCTGATCGCCTTCGTGGGCGGCGTGATCGGCGGGCTCGGGAGCCTGTCGGGCGCCGCGTTCGGAGGGTTCGTCCTCGGCTTCCTGATCAACCTCCTGCAGGCCGCCCTGCCGACGAGCCTCAACGGCTACACGCTCGTGTTCGCCTTCCTGGCCGTGATCGCGATCCTCGTCTGGCAGCCCGACGGGATGGTCGTGACGGGCCGGCGCATCCGCGCCAGATGGCGCCGGCGGCGCGAGGCCGCGAGCGCTGAGCCCGTGGCGACCGGGGAGCTCGCATGA
- a CDS encoding ABC transporter ATP-binding protein, with product MLSVTDLTVHHGRVAAVQGLSLDVREGEFVGLVGHNGAGKTTTLMTIVGAYRPTSGSVGFDGRDLTRLSPDRILRAGVSMVPEGRRIFGRLSVGENLKIGAICRRERRQVDEDLDRMLERFPVLKKTWHKPGAQLSGGEQQQLAIARALLASPRLLLLDEPTLGLAPLMVDRVFDILEQLHAEGLTILLVEQNAARTIEVADRTYVLRTGGRVQFHGTSEELAAMGDFESAYIGMG from the coding sequence ATGCTGAGCGTCACTGACCTGACCGTGCATCACGGGCGCGTCGCGGCGGTGCAGGGCCTGTCGCTCGACGTCCGCGAGGGCGAGTTCGTAGGGCTCGTCGGCCACAACGGCGCGGGCAAGACCACGACGCTGATGACGATCGTCGGCGCGTATCGGCCGACCTCCGGTTCGGTCGGCTTCGACGGACGCGACCTGACCCGGCTCTCCCCCGACCGCATCCTGCGCGCGGGCGTCTCGATGGTTCCCGAAGGACGGCGCATCTTCGGGCGGCTGTCGGTCGGGGAGAACCTGAAGATCGGCGCGATCTGCCGGCGCGAGCGCCGGCAGGTCGACGAGGACCTCGACCGCATGCTCGAGCGGTTCCCCGTCCTGAAGAAGACGTGGCACAAGCCTGGAGCACAGCTCTCCGGCGGAGAGCAGCAGCAGCTGGCGATCGCCCGCGCCCTGCTGGCCTCGCCCCGGCTGCTCCTGCTCGACGAGCCCACGCTGGGCCTGGCACCGCTCATGGTCGATCGCGTCTTCGACATCCTCGAGCAGCTTCACGCGGAGGGCCTGACGATCCTGCTGGTCGAGCAGAACGCCGCCCGCACGATCGAGGTGGCGGACCGCACCTACGTGCTGCGCACCGGAGGCCGCGTGCAGTTCCACGGGACGTCCGAGGAGCTCGCCGCCATGGGGGACTTCGAGAGCGCCTACATCGGAATGGGATGA
- a CDS encoding ABC transporter ATP-binding protein: MSDEPGRSVFEARDVRVHYDGVRAVDGVDLTLRAGEIMGLIGPNGAGKSTLMGAISRFVPLTTGRIEVGGRDVSDWPPHRLVGLGVVRTFQDVVTFPTLTVFENVELGALGAGLSRSRARARARELLMGLDLHGVAGLPASALPHGDERRLGIARAVAAQPRFLLLDEPAAGLDDAESLELSATIVRIRDDSGCGVLLVEHDMRIIFGACESIHVLDFGKTLAAGPPEAVRADPRVMAAYLGQKGSEAAERHSHAERH; the protein is encoded by the coding sequence ATGAGCGACGAGCCTGGGCGCAGCGTGTTCGAGGCGCGGGATGTCCGTGTGCACTACGACGGCGTACGCGCGGTCGACGGCGTCGACCTGACGCTGCGGGCCGGCGAGATCATGGGGCTGATCGGACCCAACGGGGCCGGGAAGTCGACGCTGATGGGCGCCATCTCACGGTTCGTCCCGCTCACGACGGGGCGGATCGAGGTGGGCGGCCGGGACGTGTCCGACTGGCCGCCCCACCGGCTCGTCGGACTCGGCGTCGTGCGGACGTTCCAGGACGTCGTCACCTTCCCGACGCTGACGGTGTTCGAGAACGTGGAGCTCGGCGCGCTGGGCGCGGGCCTGTCGCGTTCCCGGGCGCGGGCCCGCGCCCGGGAGCTGCTGATGGGGCTCGACCTGCACGGCGTCGCGGGCCTGCCGGCGTCGGCGTTGCCCCACGGCGACGAGCGCCGGCTCGGCATCGCGCGTGCCGTCGCGGCCCAGCCCCGCTTCCTCCTGCTCGACGAGCCGGCGGCCGGCCTCGACGACGCGGAGAGCCTCGAGCTCTCCGCGACCATCGTGCGGATCCGCGACGACAGCGGCTGCGGCGTACTGCTCGTCGAGCACGACATGCGGATCATCTTCGGGGCCTGCGAGTCGATCCACGTGCTCGACTTCGGCAAGACGCTGGCCGCAGGGCCTCCGGAGGCGGTGCGCGCCGACCCCCGGGTGATGGCGGCGTATCTCGGCCAGAAGGGCTCCGAAGCCGCGGAGAGGCACTCGCATGCTGAGCGTCACTGA
- a CDS encoding ABC transporter substrate-binding protein, whose product MTCALAATSVMALAGCGSSSNSDTGSSSASTDAGAATQAGSKDPIVVGISAAKTGIYQPYDEQASQLLQMRFDEINKDGGVLGRPIRVEWIDTKSEKPTAGTNAQELIDKGAKVIVATCDFDYSFPAIQAASTQKVPAMALCASSPKSASPALVGPYSGTMGLGSDTEGVAMANWLHENHPDLKRAYVITDTFIQYSKATAAYFAARWKELGGTICGEDSFVGGPTLDLSSQVTRLRSKVSGCDVVYDSSIIPFGAQLIRGIRDAGIDLPIATNAAVNGTAIKQVAGNVSDVYALGFACVDTYCKGGNAAVADVNARFEDKYGAKIASSYALPGYDLATAIAAAIEKAGSTDGDKIAAALFDSGITVDELSGNKVQFTSECHRPQPGAYSVEEFKNGQSSQVGTASVDAVPDIGDGNTCTKPPAVK is encoded by the coding sequence GTGACCTGTGCCCTCGCGGCGACGTCCGTGATGGCCCTTGCCGGCTGTGGATCCTCGTCCAATAGCGACACGGGGTCCAGCTCGGCGTCGACCGACGCCGGCGCCGCGACGCAGGCCGGGAGCAAGGATCCGATCGTCGTGGGCATCTCCGCGGCGAAGACCGGCATCTACCAGCCGTACGACGAGCAGGCCAGCCAGCTCCTGCAGATGCGCTTCGACGAGATCAACAAGGACGGGGGCGTGCTGGGCCGGCCGATCCGCGTGGAGTGGATCGACACGAAGTCGGAGAAGCCGACCGCGGGCACCAACGCCCAGGAGCTCATCGACAAGGGCGCCAAGGTCATCGTCGCGACGTGTGACTTCGACTACTCGTTCCCTGCGATCCAGGCGGCATCGACGCAGAAGGTGCCGGCGATGGCGCTGTGCGCGTCCTCGCCGAAGTCGGCGTCGCCCGCGCTTGTCGGGCCGTACTCCGGGACGATGGGCCTCGGCTCTGACACCGAGGGCGTCGCAATGGCCAATTGGCTCCACGAGAACCACCCGGACCTCAAGCGCGCCTACGTGATCACCGACACCTTCATCCAGTACTCGAAGGCGACGGCGGCCTACTTCGCAGCGCGGTGGAAGGAGCTCGGCGGCACGATCTGCGGCGAGGACAGCTTCGTCGGCGGGCCCACCCTGGACCTGAGCTCCCAGGTCACGCGTCTGCGCAGCAAGGTCTCCGGCTGCGACGTCGTCTACGACTCGTCGATCATCCCGTTCGGCGCGCAGCTGATCCGCGGGATCCGCGACGCGGGCATCGACCTGCCGATCGCGACGAACGCCGCCGTGAACGGCACGGCGATCAAGCAGGTGGCCGGCAACGTGTCGGATGTCTACGCGCTGGGATTCGCCTGCGTGGATACGTACTGCAAGGGCGGCAACGCCGCCGTCGCCGACGTCAACGCGCGGTTCGAGGACAAGTACGGGGCCAAGATCGCGTCGAGCTACGCGCTGCCGGGGTACGACCTCGCCACCGCGATCGCCGCGGCGATCGAGAAGGCCGGATCGACCGACGGGGACAAGATCGCCGCCGCGCTCTTCGACTCCGGCATCACCGTCGACGAGCTCAGCGGCAACAAGGTGCAGTTCACGTCGGAGTGCCACCGGCCCCAGCCCGGCGCCTACAGCGTCGAGGAGTTCAAGAACGGACAGTCCAGCCAGGTCGGCACGGCGTCCGTGGATGCGGTGCCGGACATCGGCGACGGCAACACCTGCACCAAGCCCCCGGCGGTGAAGTAG
- a CDS encoding aminotransferase-like domain-containing protein, with the protein MHLEQPSAPQDSPQISLARLVEMLGPDWNEGPGPLYAKLGAALRSIVETGFLASGTRLPPERDLAKQLFISRSTVVSAYSVLRDEGVVASRQGSGTWVHNRRQGTFSDEAALSALVQSSYLSSFIDPSPAPIDLTVPMPVAALESIVGMMLPGELGRDLLREATPVGYQPLGLPSLRRQIARYLEARGLPTDEEDLLITSGAQQAISLLLNLFVRPNDAVIVENPTYRGLVDALTPSHARPVTLPIEDANLPGRLRELIDADAPRLIFITPTCHYPTGLTVPEHQRRSLVEVAARASVPIVEDTVNADLSLERPPPYLATYADGLTPVILVGSASKIVWGGLRVGWIRASSPLISRLARLKALSDMGTSLLSQIVVRELLGNLDAILTTQRNELRDSLELMEDTLNAHLPDWRWRRPHGGRSMWIRLPRGDARHFAQFALMSGVAVTAGDTLSVDGSFADHLRLPFVYPPEIIREACQRLSHAWMAYSESLIRGE; encoded by the coding sequence ATGCATCTCGAGCAACCATCAGCGCCGCAGGACTCACCGCAGATCTCGCTGGCCCGGTTGGTCGAGATGCTCGGGCCGGATTGGAACGAGGGGCCCGGGCCTTTGTACGCGAAGCTGGGCGCCGCCCTCCGGTCGATCGTGGAGACCGGCTTCCTGGCCAGCGGCACGCGACTGCCGCCCGAGCGCGACCTCGCCAAGCAGCTGTTCATCAGCCGCAGCACCGTGGTGTCCGCCTACAGCGTGCTGCGCGACGAGGGCGTCGTCGCCAGCCGGCAGGGCAGCGGCACCTGGGTACACAACCGGCGCCAGGGCACGTTCAGTGACGAGGCGGCGCTCAGCGCCCTGGTCCAGAGCTCGTACCTGTCGAGCTTCATCGATCCCAGTCCCGCGCCGATCGACCTGACCGTTCCGATGCCGGTGGCGGCGCTCGAGTCGATCGTCGGCATGATGCTGCCGGGCGAGCTCGGTCGCGACCTCCTGCGTGAGGCGACGCCGGTCGGCTACCAGCCGCTCGGGCTGCCTTCGCTGCGGCGCCAGATCGCGCGGTATCTCGAGGCACGCGGGCTCCCCACCGACGAAGAGGACCTCCTGATCACGAGCGGCGCACAGCAGGCCATCTCCCTGCTGCTGAACCTGTTCGTGCGGCCGAACGATGCCGTGATCGTGGAGAACCCCACATATCGAGGCCTCGTGGATGCTCTGACCCCTAGCCACGCCCGTCCCGTGACCCTGCCGATCGAGGACGCCAATCTGCCCGGCCGCCTACGCGAGCTGATCGACGCGGATGCGCCGCGGCTGATCTTCATCACGCCGACCTGCCACTACCCGACCGGTCTGACGGTGCCCGAGCACCAGCGTCGCAGCCTCGTGGAGGTCGCAGCGAGGGCGTCGGTGCCGATCGTCGAGGACACGGTCAACGCCGATCTGAGCCTCGAGCGTCCGCCGCCGTATCTGGCGACCTACGCGGACGGCCTGACTCCGGTGATCCTCGTCGGCTCGGCCAGCAAGATCGTGTGGGGCGGGCTTCGGGTTGGCTGGATCCGCGCCTCCTCACCGCTCATCTCGCGGCTGGCCCGGCTCAAGGCGCTGAGCGACATGGGCACGTCGCTGCTCAGCCAGATCGTCGTCCGCGAGCTGCTCGGCAACCTCGACGCCATCCTGACAACCCAGCGCAACGAACTGCGGGACTCGCTGGAGCTCATGGAGGACACGCTGAATGCCCACCTCCCCGACTGGCGCTGGCGTCGCCCGCACGGAGGCCGCTCGATGTGGATCAGGCTGCCGCGCGGCGATGCGCGGCACTTCGCCCAGTTCGCGCTGATGAGCGGGGTGGCCGTCACCGCCGGCGACACCCTGTCCGTCGACGGGAGCTTCGCCGACCACCTCCGCCTTCCGTTCGTCTATCCCCCGGAGATCATCCGAGAGGCGTGCCAGCGGCTCTCGCACGCTTGGATGGCCTACTCCGAGTCGCTCATCCGCGGCGAGTGA
- a CDS encoding MIP/aquaporin family protein: protein MSQPRSDTQAGLIRLTTRFSLARASAESSRFSLRQRAVAELVATALFIFIGVGSVPAVLLQGDVTSASGADLGFIALTFGLIIAGVCYVFGPVSGSHINPAVTIALAAVRQFPAREVPAYVAAQMIGAVAGAAGIWIIFTDRAIDLGYGFGLTHFDTTVTSWTSALLAEGFGTGVLMFIVLGLGSKVAPSGWAGLIIGLAVAAIIVTLGPVTGGAINPARAFGPLVISTIAGSVHNWDQWVGYLVAECLGACVAALAYMVVTSPRPELDEISPRA, encoded by the coding sequence ATGTCTCAACCCCGTTCCGATACGCAGGCTGGGCTCATCCGCCTGACCACACGGTTCTCGCTGGCCCGCGCATCGGCCGAGAGCAGCCGCTTCTCACTGCGTCAGCGCGCAGTGGCGGAGCTCGTGGCCACCGCGCTGTTCATCTTCATCGGTGTGGGCTCCGTTCCGGCTGTCCTCCTGCAGGGCGATGTGACGTCCGCCAGCGGCGCGGATCTCGGCTTCATCGCTCTCACCTTCGGGTTGATCATCGCCGGTGTGTGTTACGTCTTCGGCCCCGTCTCAGGATCACACATCAACCCCGCCGTCACCATCGCCCTGGCGGCGGTCCGGCAGTTCCCGGCGCGCGAGGTACCCGCGTACGTGGCGGCACAGATGATCGGGGCCGTGGCCGGCGCGGCCGGCATCTGGATCATCTTCACCGACCGGGCGATCGACCTCGGATACGGGTTCGGGCTCACGCACTTCGACACGACCGTGACGAGCTGGACATCCGCGCTGCTGGCCGAAGGCTTCGGCACGGGCGTGCTGATGTTCATCGTGCTCGGCCTCGGATCGAAGGTCGCGCCGAGCGGCTGGGCGGGCCTGATCATCGGGCTGGCGGTGGCGGCCATCATCGTGACGCTGGGGCCCGTGACCGGGGGCGCCATCAACCCGGCGCGCGCGTTCGGTCCGCTCGTGATCTCGACGATCGCCGGAAGCGTGCACAACTGGGACCAGTGGGTCGGGTACCTCGTCGCCGAGTGCCTCGGGGCATGCGTGGCCGCGCTGGCCTACATGGTGGTCACGTCGCCGCGGCCCGAGCTCGACGAGATCTCACCGCGCGCTTGA
- a CDS encoding pyridoxamine 5'-phosphate oxidase family protein codes for MSHQPLRTARTRLRRFPQRGIFDRQAINSILDEGLVCHLGLADATGQPFVLPTTYARVEDELYIHGSAASRTIRAMSTGQPVCATVTLVDGIVLARTAFNHSFNYRSVVILGSATAITDPVEKARGLTVLIDRLVPGRSNEVRPPTSQELKATSLLVLPIDEASAKIRSGPPGDTGDDLLTDAWAGVVPLQTSVLPPVPDPRLAPDRPIPAHIRSWRQETPN; via the coding sequence ATGTCCCATCAGCCCCTACGCACGGCCCGCACAAGGCTGCGGCGGTTCCCCCAGCGCGGCATCTTCGATCGGCAGGCGATCAACTCCATCCTCGACGAAGGGCTGGTCTGCCATCTCGGGCTCGCGGATGCGACAGGCCAGCCGTTCGTGCTTCCGACGACATACGCACGAGTGGAGGACGAGCTCTACATCCACGGCTCGGCCGCCAGTCGCACCATACGCGCGATGAGCACCGGTCAGCCGGTGTGCGCGACGGTGACCCTGGTGGACGGGATCGTCCTGGCACGCACCGCGTTCAACCACTCGTTCAACTACCGGTCGGTGGTGATCCTCGGCAGCGCAACCGCCATCACCGACCCGGTCGAAAAGGCGCGCGGCCTCACAGTCCTCATCGACCGGCTGGTGCCCGGTCGCTCCAACGAGGTGCGGCCACCAACGTCCCAGGAGCTCAAGGCGACGTCGCTGCTCGTGCTGCCGATCGACGAAGCCTCAGCGAAGATCCGCTCCGGTCCGCCGGGCGACACAGGAGACGATTTGCTGACCGATGCGTGGGCCGGGGTGGTTCCTCTGCAGACGAGCGTGCTGCCGCCGGTGCCTGATCCCCGACTCGCGCCTGACCGCCCGATCCCTGCACACATCCGTAGCTGGCGTCAAGAGACACCGAACTGA
- the fgd gene encoding glucose-6-phosphate dehydrogenase (coenzyme-F420) has product MLKLGYKASAEQFAPRPLLEFAVAAEDLGFDSVVVSDHFQPWRHDGGHSPFSFSWLGAAGERTKKIELGTSVVAPAYRYHPGIVAQAMATLGCLYPGRVMLGIGTGEAMNEVPLGVDWPEQKVRFQMLKESAQLMQQLWREERVSFSGEHFQTTDATIYDRPEEGVPLYIAASGPAAARLAGRMADGFITTSGKDPALYSEKLLPALQDGVEKAGRQPSEIELTLEVKVSFDQDIDRAREDTKFWGALALKPEEKMGVEDPIEMQRLADALPVDRTASRWIVSDDPDEQVRQIQPYIDLGFSHLVFHFPGPDQERALTQYSEHVLPRLREQDTRQAASQRVA; this is encoded by the coding sequence TTGCTCAAGCTTGGTTACAAGGCCTCGGCGGAGCAGTTCGCTCCGCGGCCGCTTCTCGAATTCGCCGTCGCCGCGGAGGACCTCGGCTTCGACAGCGTCGTCGTCTCCGACCACTTCCAGCCCTGGCGCCACGACGGCGGCCACTCGCCGTTCTCGTTCTCCTGGCTCGGGGCCGCGGGGGAGCGGACGAAGAAGATCGAGCTCGGCACCAGCGTGGTCGCGCCCGCGTACCGCTATCACCCGGGCATCGTCGCCCAGGCGATGGCGACGCTCGGCTGCCTGTACCCCGGCCGCGTGATGCTCGGCATCGGGACGGGCGAGGCGATGAACGAGGTCCCGCTCGGCGTCGACTGGCCCGAGCAGAAGGTGCGCTTCCAGATGCTCAAGGAGTCCGCCCAGCTCATGCAGCAGCTGTGGCGCGAGGAGCGGGTGTCGTTCTCCGGGGAGCACTTCCAGACGACGGACGCGACGATCTACGACCGGCCGGAGGAGGGCGTCCCGCTGTACATCGCGGCGTCCGGCCCCGCCGCGGCGCGCCTGGCGGGGCGCATGGCCGACGGCTTCATCACCACCAGCGGCAAGGACCCGGCGCTGTACTCCGAGAAGCTGCTGCCCGCGCTGCAGGACGGCGTCGAGAAGGCCGGCCGCCAGCCGTCGGAGATCGAGCTCACCCTCGAGGTCAAGGTCTCCTTCGACCAGGACATCGACCGCGCCCGCGAGGACACGAAGTTCTGGGGCGCGCTGGCCCTCAAGCCCGAGGAGAAGATGGGCGTCGAGGACCCGATCGAGATGCAGCGCCTCGCCGACGCGCTGCCGGTCGACCGGACGGCCAGCCGCTGGATCGTCTCCGACGACCCCGACGAGCAGGTCCGCCAGATCCAGCCCTACATCGACCTCGGCTTCAGCCACCTCGTGTTCCACTTCCCGGGGCCCGACCAGGAGCGCGCGCTCACGCAGTACTCCGAGCATGTCCTCCCGCGGCTGCGCGAGCAGGACACCAGACAGGCCGCCTCCCAACGCGTCGCTTGA